Proteins encoded in a region of the Pseudanabaenaceae cyanobacterium SKYG29 genome:
- a CDS encoding NB-ARC domain-containing protein translates to MSMSVEDALVIVDAVLQQKRLSNVQELLFRQAWEGKTYVEIAEASGYDASYIRDVGYKLWQSLSKALGERVSKNNLQVVFRRQLARRQQQSTPTTTPEIRFVPPTPDGRYIDWGKAPDTSLFFGRGKELGELTQWIQADQLRLIGIFGIGGIGKTLFTIKLAEQVQGDFQYIIWRSLTHAPTPQELLLDLLYFFGQASNGNLDTLLSLLMNHLRQHRCLLILDGVEGIMAGGKTTGTYLPGYEAFGEIFRQVGEVKHQSCLLLNGREKPDELAPLEGETVRSIQLQGLEEEALSIFAKGLSDPSAARELMEFYGGNPMALKVVFRSIQELFDGNIAEFLAQNTPVFSSIRQLLDQQWQRLTEVEQQIMFWLAINQTPVSHKQLQSDMSVNGNCPGLLEALYSLKWRSLIEKRSGGFTLQPVVMTYILEHLVSEAFISITTGNLSFLSQYLLIRPSSPPPIRERQVRFIMYPLVQRLTTSFASRDLLAAHLTNLLTGNDQNLSNYCSMNLRLLLQQLQVTSTTANLAV, encoded by the coding sequence ATGTCCATGAGTGTGGAAGATGCCTTAGTAATTGTCGATGCTGTGTTACAGCAAAAACGGTTAAGCAACGTCCAGGAACTGTTATTTCGCCAAGCCTGGGAGGGTAAAACCTACGTAGAGATCGCCGAAGCTTCCGGCTATGATGCTTCCTACATAAGAGATGTGGGCTACAAACTCTGGCAGTCCCTCTCTAAGGCATTAGGGGAAAGAGTGTCCAAAAATAACTTACAAGTAGTATTCCGTCGCCAATTAGCGCGGCGGCAGCAGCAGAGTACACCCACCACCACCCCAGAAATACGCTTTGTCCCCCCTACCCCCGATGGGCGCTATATTGATTGGGGCAAAGCCCCTGATACCAGTCTCTTCTTTGGCAGGGGCAAGGAGCTAGGGGAATTAACCCAATGGATTCAAGCTGACCAATTGAGACTGATCGGTATCTTTGGCATTGGTGGCATAGGCAAGACTCTCTTTACCATCAAGTTAGCGGAACAGGTACAAGGGGATTTTCAGTATATTATTTGGCGCTCCCTGACCCATGCCCCCACACCCCAAGAACTCCTCCTTGACCTGCTTTACTTCTTCGGGCAGGCCAGTAATGGCAATTTAGACACTCTGCTTTCCCTCTTGATGAATCATTTGCGGCAGCACCGCTGTCTGCTGATCTTAGATGGGGTAGAAGGAATAATGGCAGGGGGGAAAACTACAGGTACCTACTTACCTGGCTATGAGGCTTTTGGCGAAATTTTCCGCCAGGTGGGAGAAGTCAAACACCAAAGCTGTCTGTTGCTCAACGGTAGGGAAAAACCCGACGAACTTGCTCCCCTCGAAGGGGAAACGGTCCGCTCTATTCAACTGCAGGGGTTAGAAGAGGAGGCTCTCAGTATTTTTGCCAAAGGTCTGTCTGACCCCAGTGCTGCTAGGGAACTGATGGAGTTCTATGGCGGTAATCCCATGGCACTCAAGGTTGTCTTCCGCTCGATTCAAGAACTGTTCGACGGCAATATTGCCGAATTCCTTGCCCAGAATACCCCTGTCTTTAGCAGTATCCGTCAGCTACTAGACCAACAATGGCAACGGCTGACAGAGGTGGAGCAGCAGATCATGTTTTGGCTGGCTATCAATCAAACTCCTGTCTCCCACAAGCAGCTACAGTCAGATATGTCCGTTAATGGCAATTGCCCAGGGCTGTTGGAAGCTCTCTATTCTCTGAAGTGGCGGTCGTTGATTGAAAAACGATCGGGGGGGTTCACGCTGCAGCCCGTAGTGATGACCTACATCTTGGAGCACTTGGTGAGTGAAGCCTTTATTTCTATCACCACAGGCAATCTGAGTTTTCTCTCCCAATATTTGTTGATCCGTCCCAGTTCTCCTCCGCCCATCCGTGAACGCCAGGTGCGATTTATCATGTATCCCCTAGTACAGCGACTGACCACTAGCTTTGCTAGCCGCGACCTCCTGGCTGCCCATCTCACTAACCTCCTGACTGGTAATGACCAAAATCTGTCTAACTACTGCTCGATGAATCTAAGGCTGCTCTTGCAACAGTTGCAAGTAACTTCTACTACCGCTAACCTCGCAGTGTAG
- a CDS encoding OFA family MFS transporter translates to MVNQRRWLVIPLGMIVMLCLGTVYAWSIFRKPLEQEIGLNATASLLPYTFALFFYSLLMPITGFYIPRLGTRRVTAIGGGLVGLGYILASFADSLPLLLLSYGVITGSGIGITYGVPLLVSSRWFPDRKGLAVGLTIVGFGLSPIITAPLANWLITTYGVRLTLRVLGVVFMAVILRIAAAMGLPPRNWSPPSKVSEVVGSTTVYPSSLWQSRAFYGLWLCYSIGTLIGLSAIGISSPVGQEVIKISPTVAAGSVALFAVFNGVSRPLFGWLADRFPPRYVAIFSYVLILLACILMANSTVGQVINYLVAFCLFWFCLGGWLAMAPTITLQFFAPEQYAQNYGIVFTAYGCGALVGTLLAGRIRDLFGSYNLVFSAMAVGAIVGILLAWTMLKPDRV, encoded by the coding sequence ATGGTCAATCAGCGAAGATGGCTGGTCATTCCCCTGGGTATGATAGTCATGCTGTGCCTGGGGACTGTCTATGCCTGGAGTATTTTTCGAAAACCCCTGGAACAGGAAATTGGTCTGAATGCCACAGCTAGTCTCTTGCCCTATACCTTTGCTTTGTTTTTCTACTCTCTGTTGATGCCGATTACAGGATTTTACATCCCCCGCCTGGGCACAAGACGGGTAACAGCGATCGGGGGGGGACTTGTGGGACTGGGGTATATTCTCGCCAGCTTTGCCGACAGTTTGCCCCTTTTGCTTCTCTCCTATGGGGTGATCACAGGCTCAGGCATTGGTATTACCTACGGTGTGCCCCTGTTGGTATCGTCGCGGTGGTTTCCCGACCGCAAAGGCTTGGCGGTAGGATTGACGATCGTGGGCTTTGGTCTTTCCCCTATTATTACGGCTCCCCTGGCCAATTGGCTCATTACTACCTATGGTGTCCGTCTGACGTTGCGGGTATTGGGGGTAGTGTTTATGGCAGTGATTCTGAGGATTGCCGCTGCTATGGGCTTACCCCCTAGGAATTGGTCTCCCCCTAGCAAAGTAAGCGAGGTGGTGGGGTCTACCACTGTCTATCCCTCTAGTCTGTGGCAAAGTCGGGCATTTTATGGTCTGTGGCTCTGTTACAGCATTGGTACTTTGATTGGCTTGAGTGCGATCGGTATTTCTAGTCCCGTTGGACAGGAAGTGATTAAAATTAGTCCTACTGTAGCCGCTGGCAGTGTAGCGCTGTTTGCTGTGTTTAACGGGGTAAGCCGTCCTCTGTTTGGCTGGTTGGCTGACCGCTTTCCCCCTCGTTATGTGGCTATTTTCTCCTACGTTTTAATTTTGCTTGCCTGTATTCTAATGGCAAACAGCACCGTTGGACAGGTGATCAATTATCTGGTGGCTTTTTGTCTATTTTGGTTTTGTTTGGGGGGCTGGCTGGCGATGGCTCCTACGATTACTCTACAGTTTTTTGCGCCAGAGCAGTATGCCCAAAATTATGGTATTGTCTTTACTGCCTATGGCTGTGGTGCCCTAGTAGGGACGCTGCTAGCAGGGCGTATTCGCGATCTGTTTGGCTCCTATAATTTGGTCTTCT